The following proteins are co-located in the Dietzia timorensis genome:
- a CDS encoding aldehyde dehydrogenase family protein produces the protein MSVQQDTPSSAPARTLRVSDPRTGEVVGEYPYDGAAEVRAAVGRARGALRWWTTQGARGRKEWLLEFKRLIAGRAEDLAALISAETGKPHEDSILEVMLAVGHLEWAAKNAGKVLGRTRVPSGATMINQAAYLQYQPYGVVGVIGPWNYPLFTPMGSISYALAAGNTVVFKPSELTPGVGAWLAEAWCSLGPSGQIIEVVTGEGETGAALCDSGVDKIAFTGSAATGKKVMAACAKTLTPVVIEAGGKDAMVVAADADLDAAAEQAAFGAMGNAGQTCAGVERIYVAEEAFDAFVGKFTAIVRSLEPGNSEESSYGPMTMESQREIVSRHIADALDSGGRAVLGGRDSASGRVCAPVVLVDVPEESAAVREETFGPTVVINRVADLHEGVERANGTSYGLGGSIFTGDKTAGLEAAEMMNAGGVSVNSFLSFAAIPSLPFGGSGDSGFGRIHGADGLREFARPKAITSQRFAPPLALMTMNRKPRDVKAVKWLLANLQSRA, from the coding sequence ATGAGCGTCCAACAGGACACGCCGAGCTCCGCCCCGGCGAGGACATTGCGCGTCTCCGACCCCCGCACCGGGGAGGTTGTCGGAGAATATCCGTATGACGGCGCCGCTGAGGTTCGCGCGGCCGTTGGGCGCGCCCGCGGCGCCTTGCGCTGGTGGACGACCCAGGGCGCCCGGGGGCGCAAGGAGTGGCTGCTCGAATTCAAGCGGCTCATTGCCGGGCGCGCGGAAGACCTCGCGGCGCTCATCTCGGCCGAGACCGGCAAGCCTCACGAGGACTCGATTCTGGAGGTGATGCTCGCGGTCGGCCACCTAGAGTGGGCGGCGAAGAACGCGGGCAAGGTCCTCGGCCGCACGCGCGTCCCGTCCGGCGCGACCATGATCAACCAGGCCGCTTACCTGCAGTATCAGCCCTACGGCGTCGTCGGTGTCATCGGACCGTGGAACTATCCGCTCTTCACCCCCATGGGCTCGATCTCCTACGCGCTTGCCGCGGGGAACACCGTCGTGTTCAAGCCCAGCGAACTCACCCCCGGAGTGGGGGCGTGGCTCGCCGAGGCGTGGTGCTCGCTCGGCCCTTCGGGTCAGATCATCGAAGTGGTCACAGGGGAGGGCGAGACCGGCGCCGCACTCTGCGATTCCGGCGTCGACAAGATCGCGTTCACCGGATCTGCGGCGACGGGTAAGAAGGTCATGGCCGCCTGCGCAAAGACGCTCACGCCCGTCGTGATCGAGGCAGGCGGCAAGGATGCGATGGTGGTCGCCGCCGATGCGGACCTCGACGCCGCAGCCGAGCAGGCTGCCTTCGGCGCCATGGGCAACGCCGGCCAAACCTGCGCAGGGGTCGAGAGGATCTACGTCGCCGAGGAGGCGTTCGACGCCTTCGTCGGCAAGTTCACCGCCATCGTCCGCTCTCTCGAGCCCGGCAATTCGGAAGAATCGAGCTACGGGCCGATGACGATGGAGTCCCAACGCGAGATAGTCTCCCGCCACATCGCAGACGCGCTCGACTCCGGCGGGCGCGCGGTCCTCGGCGGGCGCGATTCCGCGAGCGGCCGCGTGTGCGCGCCGGTCGTGCTCGTCGACGTTCCGGAGGAAAGCGCCGCGGTTCGCGAGGAAACCTTCGGACCGACCGTCGTCATAAATAGGGTTGCGGACCTGCACGAGGGGGTCGAGCGCGCCAACGGAACCTCCTACGGGCTCGGTGGCTCGATCTTCACCGGCGACAAGACGGCGGGCCTCGAGGCCGCGGAAATGATGAACGCCGGCGGGGTCTCGGTCAATTCGTTCCTGTCCTTCGCGGCCATCCCGTCCCTGCCCTTCGGCGGCAGCGGCGACTCCGGCTTCGGCCGGATCCACGGCGCCGATGGGCTGCGCGAATTCGCCCGGCCGAAGGCGATCACCTCGCAGCGCTTCGCCCCGCCGCTCGCGCTGATGACGATGAATCGCAAGCCACGAGACGTCAAGGCGGTCAAGTGGCTGCTCGCCAACCTGCAATCCAGGGCATGA
- a CDS encoding oxygenase MpaB family protein yields the protein MTTHIDSRKVDPIAEVAGRRMPLRRHHWVDVIDSLDPVADAPTIHKIMAAIEFPWDYQRALELALFRTYCVPTVSDLLEATGEFKHRPQKRYDDTSLLMIELVLGGYEEGRGRDALRMINRNHQRYDISNDDMLYVLSTFVFDPLDWIDAYGWRRLRPNERLAAFHFYREVGIRMAIKNIPTDMGEFRSWRDEYEATHFAKTSTTVAVGGYTMGLFQSWFPAPVRPAVKEVVKALVDENMRMAFGYSTPPRALRVVAEAGLRARARVERLMPARSAPMDIGDGKYPTYPDYGADTDIGGIGACPFHSARNAPNADAA from the coding sequence ATGACGACGCACATCGATTCCCGCAAAGTCGATCCGATCGCCGAGGTGGCGGGACGAAGAATGCCGCTGCGCCGCCACCACTGGGTCGACGTCATCGACTCCCTCGACCCGGTCGCCGACGCGCCTACGATCCACAAGATCATGGCGGCCATCGAATTCCCGTGGGACTACCAGCGCGCGCTCGAACTCGCCCTGTTCCGTACCTACTGCGTGCCGACGGTGTCCGATCTACTCGAGGCTACCGGCGAATTCAAACATCGGCCGCAGAAGCGCTACGACGACACCTCATTGCTCATGATCGAGCTCGTGCTCGGCGGCTACGAAGAGGGGAGAGGGCGGGATGCGCTGCGCATGATCAATCGCAACCACCAGCGCTACGACATATCCAATGACGACATGCTGTACGTGCTCTCGACGTTCGTCTTCGACCCGCTCGACTGGATCGACGCCTACGGCTGGCGAAGGCTGCGCCCGAATGAACGGCTCGCGGCGTTCCACTTCTACCGCGAAGTGGGTATCCGCATGGCGATCAAGAACATCCCCACCGACATGGGCGAGTTCCGTAGCTGGCGCGACGAATACGAGGCCACGCATTTCGCCAAGACCTCCACGACCGTCGCCGTCGGCGGTTACACGATGGGCCTTTTCCAATCGTGGTTCCCCGCGCCCGTCCGGCCCGCTGTCAAAGAGGTGGTCAAGGCTCTCGTCGACGAAAACATGCGGATGGCCTTCGGTTACTCCACGCCGCCGAGGGCGTTGCGTGTGGTCGCCGAGGCCGGCCTGCGGGCGCGCGCCCGAGTGGAGCGGCTCATGCCCGCGCGAAGCGCGCCGATGGACATCGGGGACGGAAAGTATCCGACGTATCCGGACTACGGCGCCGATACCGATATCGGTGGCATCGGCGCGTGTCCGTTTCATTCGGCGCGCAACGCGCCGAATGCGGACGCGGCCTGA
- a CDS encoding acetyl-CoA C-acetyltransferase, whose amino-acid sequence MTGQDAYIFDSVRTPRGRGKATGSLHTIPPIELAVGVINGLLDRNPNVDRSQIEDIVMGIVSPVGEQGAVLPRVAALAAGLPESVAGVQENRFCASGLEAVNLAAQKVRSGWEDLVLAGGVESMSRVPMGSDGGAWAENPSVNYRTSFVPQGVGADLIATIEGFGRRDVDEFAARSQELATAAWADNRFGGSILPVADSNGALVLDRDEHIRSGTTADDLAGLRPSFEALGREAGFDAVALQKYYEVEAIDHVHHAGNSSGIVDGAALMLIGSEEAGTRNGLTPRARIVSVAVVGSEPTIMLTGPTPAAAKVLAKAGLTIDDIDLFEVNEAFAAVPMKFSKDTGAPMDKINVNGGSIAMGHPLGATGAMILGTALDELERTDRKRALATLCVGAGMGIATVIERV is encoded by the coding sequence ATGACCGGTCAAGATGCGTATATCTTCGACTCCGTTCGCACCCCGCGCGGGCGAGGCAAGGCCACCGGGTCGTTGCACACGATCCCGCCGATCGAGCTCGCTGTCGGAGTCATCAACGGGCTACTCGATCGGAATCCGAACGTAGATCGGTCCCAGATCGAAGACATCGTCATGGGGATCGTCTCCCCGGTAGGGGAACAGGGCGCGGTACTTCCGCGTGTGGCGGCGCTTGCGGCGGGGCTTCCCGAATCCGTCGCCGGCGTCCAGGAAAATCGTTTCTGCGCGTCAGGCCTCGAGGCGGTCAACCTCGCGGCGCAAAAGGTTCGCTCCGGCTGGGAGGACTTGGTTCTTGCAGGCGGTGTCGAGTCGATGTCGCGGGTTCCGATGGGCTCCGACGGCGGCGCGTGGGCGGAGAACCCGTCGGTCAACTACCGCACGTCCTTCGTGCCGCAGGGCGTCGGAGCCGACCTCATAGCGACGATTGAGGGGTTCGGCCGCAGGGACGTCGACGAATTCGCCGCCCGCTCGCAAGAGCTGGCCACAGCAGCCTGGGCCGATAACCGCTTCGGCGGTTCCATTCTCCCCGTCGCCGATTCGAACGGCGCGCTCGTGCTCGACCGAGACGAACACATCCGCTCCGGCACCACGGCCGACGATCTTGCGGGACTGCGCCCCTCGTTCGAGGCGCTCGGCCGAGAGGCCGGCTTCGATGCTGTTGCTCTACAAAAGTATTACGAGGTCGAGGCTATCGACCACGTGCACCACGCGGGCAACTCCTCGGGCATCGTCGACGGGGCGGCGCTCATGCTCATCGGCAGCGAGGAGGCCGGCACACGCAACGGTCTCACGCCGCGGGCGCGCATCGTCTCGGTCGCGGTCGTGGGATCGGAACCGACCATCATGCTCACCGGGCCGACTCCGGCGGCCGCCAAGGTTCTCGCCAAGGCCGGGCTCACCATCGACGACATCGACCTCTTCGAGGTCAATGAGGCCTTCGCCGCCGTCCCGATGAAGTTCTCGAAGGACACCGGGGCACCGATGGACAAGATCAACGTCAACGGGGGATCCATCGCCATGGGGCATCCGCTCGGTGCCACCGGGGCGATGATCCTCGGCACCGCCCTGGACGAACTCGAACGCACCGATCGCAAACGCGCACTCGCCACCCTCTGCGTCGGCGCGGGCATGGGCATCGCGACCGTCATCGAACGCGTCTAG